One part of the Solanum dulcamara chromosome 8, daSolDulc1.2, whole genome shotgun sequence genome encodes these proteins:
- the LOC129900640 gene encoding vesicle-associated protein 1-2-like isoform X1: protein MTSEPLLLSIEPLDLKFPLELNKSISTSFQLINNTDNHVAFKVKTTNPRKYTVRPNSGIVLPRSRSNVTVMMQPQMELPPDMQCRDKFLVQSVITDPGSTPKDINPDMFNKSGDNDVEECKLKVIYVSPPRKPSPVPEESEEGTSPTASETDLQEHSEPQDNSIKARDLILRLMEERDSILQQNAKLNRDLELLRRGRHERRTGVPLLYILLVGLAGILLGFIVRNV from the exons ATGACAAGTGAACCACTGCTTCTAAGTATCGAACCTTTGGACCTCAAATTTCCAC TCGAACTCAACAAGTCTATTTCAACCTCTTTTCAACTCATCAATAACACTGATAATCACGTTGCTTTCAAG GTAAAGACAACCAATCCCAGGAAGTATACTGTTAGGCCAAACAGTGGAATTGTTCTCCCACGATCAAGGTCCAATGTTACAG TTATGATGCAACCTCAAATGGAGTTACCTCCAGATATGCAATGCAGAGACAAGTTTCTTGTACAGAGTGTGATTACAGACCCTGGGTCTACACCAAAAGATATTAACCCAGACATG TTCAACAAGTCCGGGGATAATGATGTTGAGGAATGCAAACTAAAAGTTATTTATGTCTCACCACCGAGAAAACCATCACCAGTCCCGGAAGAATCTGAGGAAGGAACTTCACCAACAGCTTCTGAAACT GATTTACAAGAACACAGTGAGCCTCAGGACAACTCCATTAAG GCCAGAGATCTAATTTTGAGGTTGATGGAAGAGAGAGATTCCATCCTTCAACAAAATGCCAAGCTCAACCGAGACCTG GAGCTTCTTAGGCGTGGACGTCACGAACGTCGTACTGGAGTTCCACTTTTGTACATCTTGCTGGTTGGCTTGGCTGGTATTCTTTTGGGGTTCATTGTCAGAAACGTTTGA
- the LOC129900639 gene encoding putative F-box protein At1g67623 has translation MVVGRHSKKITKMRGIRNNKLIIKEKFYSSIQSLPNELVTEIVARVASASFKNYINAKLSCKAFHEVANEQYVYQNAKLTDIPIEPSWEKQKQEKINKLTSFMELCRECGNTEALYRKGVMDFFKDDMPEHALELLKRAAKGGHIGAFYVIGIITVFMGGEFKRKGITLIGNMKETKQLRKITRECRKKLVEILTQIWVKNPLVLEQRPTRCTIQHQRIRRNGWPRDSDDEDDDMDVHCDACSCEVEIDYIISVLPKVVMY, from the exons ATGGTGGTTGGTCGTCATTCAAAGAAAATAACGAAGATGAGAGGAATAAGAAACAACAAACTCATCATAAAAGAGAAATTTTATTCTTCCATTCAATCACTTCCTAATGAGTTAGTTACTGAAATTGTTGCCAGAGTTGCTTCTGCTTCTTTTAAGAATTATATCAATGCCAAGCTAAG TTGCAAGGCTTTTCATGAAGTCGCAAATGAGCAATATGTATATCAAAATGCAAAGCTTACGGATATTCCAATAGAACCTTCGTGGGAGAAGCAAAAGCAAGAGAAGATAAACAAACTCACTTCATTCATGGAGTTGTGCAGAGAATGTGGGAATACAGAAGCTTTATATAGAAAGGGCGTG atgGACTTCTTTAAAGACGATATGCCAGAACATGCACTTGAACTTCTGAAGAGAGCAGCAAAAGGAGGTCACATAGGAGCATTCTATGTGATTGGCATAATTACGGTTTTTATGGGGGGTGAGTTTAAGAGAAAAGGAATAACGTTGATTGGCAACATGAAAGAAACAAAGCAACTAAGGAAAATAACAAGGGAGTGTAGAAAGAAGTTGGTCGAAATTTTGACACAAATTTGGGTGAAAAATCCTTTAGTGCTGGAACAAAGACCTACTCGTTGCACAATTCAGCATCAACGTATTCGCAGGAACGGTTGGCCTCGTGACAGTGATGATGAAGACGATGATATGGACGTTCATTGTGATGCTTGTAGTTGTGAGGTCGAAATTGATTATATCATTAGTGTTTTGCCTAAGGTTGTCATGTATTAG
- the LOC129900640 gene encoding vesicle-associated protein 1-1-like isoform X2, with amino-acid sequence MTSEPLLLSIEPLDLKFPLELNKSISTSFQLINNTDNHVAFKVKTTNPRKYTVRPNSGIVLPRSRSNVTDMQCRDKFLVQSVITDPGSTPKDINPDMFNKSGDNDVEECKLKVIYVSPPRKPSPVPEESEEGTSPTASETDLQEHSEPQDNSIKARDLILRLMEERDSILQQNAKLNRDLELLRRGRHERRTGVPLLYILLVGLAGILLGFIVRNV; translated from the exons ATGACAAGTGAACCACTGCTTCTAAGTATCGAACCTTTGGACCTCAAATTTCCAC TCGAACTCAACAAGTCTATTTCAACCTCTTTTCAACTCATCAATAACACTGATAATCACGTTGCTTTCAAG GTAAAGACAACCAATCCCAGGAAGTATACTGTTAGGCCAAACAGTGGAATTGTTCTCCCACGATCAAGGTCCAATGTTACAG ATATGCAATGCAGAGACAAGTTTCTTGTACAGAGTGTGATTACAGACCCTGGGTCTACACCAAAAGATATTAACCCAGACATG TTCAACAAGTCCGGGGATAATGATGTTGAGGAATGCAAACTAAAAGTTATTTATGTCTCACCACCGAGAAAACCATCACCAGTCCCGGAAGAATCTGAGGAAGGAACTTCACCAACAGCTTCTGAAACT GATTTACAAGAACACAGTGAGCCTCAGGACAACTCCATTAAG GCCAGAGATCTAATTTTGAGGTTGATGGAAGAGAGAGATTCCATCCTTCAACAAAATGCCAAGCTCAACCGAGACCTG GAGCTTCTTAGGCGTGGACGTCACGAACGTCGTACTGGAGTTCCACTTTTGTACATCTTGCTGGTTGGCTTGGCTGGTATTCTTTTGGGGTTCATTGTCAGAAACGTTTGA